One Paraburkholderia sp. IMGN_8 DNA window includes the following coding sequences:
- a CDS encoding TIM barrel protein has product MRIAISNIAWEVANDQQVADILRSYRIDAIDVAPGKYFPEPKAADASDMARVRGWWADRGIEITGMQSLLFGTKGLNLFGTDESQQAMLEHLRAVCRIGSGLGATRLVFGSPRNRDRTGLADDAAHDIAVAFFRRLGDIAADYGVFVCLEPNPPLYGANFMTNSRDTATVVSAVAHPAIRMQLDTGAVTINEEDARDVVAQYARLIGHIHASEPNLVTLGEGGTNHAAVAEVLAELMPEQVVSIEMLAPKNGSAVDAVRRAVGEAVRCYRADSGVSA; this is encoded by the coding sequence ATGAGGATCGCCATTTCCAACATAGCGTGGGAAGTCGCCAACGATCAACAGGTTGCGGATATCCTGCGGTCGTATCGCATCGACGCGATCGACGTCGCACCTGGCAAATATTTTCCCGAACCCAAGGCGGCCGATGCGTCGGATATGGCCCGTGTTCGCGGGTGGTGGGCTGATCGCGGAATCGAAATTACGGGCATGCAGTCTCTGCTGTTCGGCACCAAGGGTCTCAATCTGTTCGGCACGGACGAATCGCAGCAAGCCATGTTGGAACATCTGCGCGCGGTGTGCCGGATTGGATCGGGACTGGGCGCTACCCGGCTGGTATTCGGATCTCCCCGAAATCGTGACCGCACCGGCTTGGCGGACGATGCCGCGCACGACATTGCGGTGGCATTCTTTCGCCGGTTGGGCGACATCGCCGCCGATTACGGGGTGTTCGTTTGCCTCGAACCCAATCCCCCGCTCTACGGCGCCAATTTCATGACCAACAGCCGCGATACCGCGACTGTCGTGTCGGCAGTTGCTCATCCGGCTATCCGCATGCAACTGGATACGGGCGCGGTCACGATCAACGAAGAGGACGCTCGGGATGTCGTCGCGCAATACGCGCGGTTGATCGGACATATACACGCGAGTGAGCCCAATCTCGTCACCCTTGGCGAGGGCGGGACGAATCACGCTGCCGTGGCTGAAGTCTTGGCTGAGTTGATGCCCGAGCAGGTGGTGTCGATCGAAATGCTGGCCCCCAAGAACGGCTCGGCCGTGGACGCGGTTCGCCGCGCCGTCGGCGAGGCCGTTCGATGCTACCGGGCTGACAGCGGAGTGTCCGCATGA
- a CDS encoding pyridine nucleotide transhydrogenase: protein MNDALIGYTGFVGSTLLKQKHFDARFRSTNIEAIRGASFDLVVGAGAPAQKWIANAEPDADREKIEGLIGHLSTVQCDTFVLISTVDVFRNPVGVDESTPVNEEGLHAYGLHRRLLEKFVETHFSRHLIVRLPGLVGPGLRKNVIFDLLNDNNLHSIDSRGSFQFYPMVNLWHDIQSALAAGLKLVHLTAEPISVADVAEYGFGRTFDQATVPQPASYDFRTRHAGLFGAKGSYQYSKRETIQAIRSYAQSEPLKVASEGKGQA, encoded by the coding sequence ATGAACGATGCACTAATTGGATATACGGGGTTTGTGGGATCGACCCTGTTGAAGCAAAAACATTTCGATGCGCGATTTCGCTCGACGAACATCGAGGCGATCCGCGGGGCGTCGTTTGATCTGGTTGTTGGCGCGGGTGCGCCGGCGCAGAAATGGATTGCTAATGCGGAACCTGACGCGGACCGGGAAAAGATTGAAGGGCTGATTGGACATCTGTCCACGGTTCAATGCGACACGTTCGTGCTGATCAGTACGGTCGACGTGTTTCGGAATCCTGTCGGCGTTGACGAAAGCACGCCGGTGAATGAGGAAGGGCTGCATGCCTATGGATTGCATCGCCGCCTGTTGGAGAAATTCGTTGAGACGCACTTTTCGCGGCATCTGATCGTGCGTCTGCCGGGACTCGTCGGGCCCGGATTGCGAAAGAACGTGATTTTCGACCTCCTGAACGATAACAATCTTCACTCGATCGATAGCCGCGGATCGTTCCAGTTCTATCCGATGGTCAATCTTTGGCACGATATTCAGTCCGCCCTTGCCGCTGGTCTCAAGCTCGTGCATCTGACCGCCGAGCCGATAAGCGTTGCTGACGTCGCGGAATATGGTTTTGGGAGAACATTTGACCAGGCGACGGTTCCCCAACCCGCGAGCTACGATTTCAGGACAAGGCATGCCGGTCTGTTCGGGGCAAAGGGTTCGTATCAGTACAGCAAGCGCGAGACCATTCAGGCTATCCGGTCTTATGCTCAGTCCGAACCGTTGAAGGTTGCCAGTGAGGGGAAGGGGCAGGCATGA
- a CDS encoding FAD-dependent oxidoreductase, which translates to MQDAVVIGGGFYGTAIAIYLKTQRGLKTVTLIEREPALLARASYNNQARVHNGYHYPRSFTTAFRSRVNLPRFVRDFPEAVKRDFTKVYAIARRNSKVTARQFERFCREIGASLEPAPQQIRDLFEPRLIEQVFLVEEYAFDSTKLADWARRELTELDVDVRLNTRVGNIRRQGEGFVLECDDASRSALHTRYVFNCTYSGLNQFDGDFRGTQTRLKHEITEMALVETVPELRGLGVTVMDGPFFSMMPFPARGLHTLSHVRYTPHSNWMDAPGEDPYKRLNQYDRATRVDRMVRDVGRYFPAVYDGRYVDSLFEVKTVLVKNEGDDGRPILFEQHPASNGLYSILGGKIDNIYDVLEKLDAETFVSSSQTQTVLGTGK; encoded by the coding sequence ATGCAAGATGCTGTAGTCATCGGTGGTGGTTTCTACGGGACAGCCATCGCGATTTACCTCAAGACGCAACGAGGCTTGAAAACGGTAACGTTGATCGAGCGCGAACCGGCATTGTTGGCTCGCGCTTCCTACAACAACCAGGCTCGTGTTCACAATGGCTACCACTATCCGCGCAGCTTCACGACCGCGTTCCGCAGCCGTGTCAATCTGCCCCGATTCGTGCGGGATTTTCCAGAGGCGGTCAAGCGCGACTTCACCAAGGTCTACGCGATTGCCCGGCGCAATTCCAAAGTGACGGCAAGGCAGTTCGAGCGGTTCTGTCGCGAGATCGGGGCCAGCCTTGAACCGGCTCCTCAGCAGATACGCGATCTGTTCGAACCGCGCCTGATCGAGCAGGTGTTCCTCGTGGAGGAATACGCGTTCGATTCCACGAAGTTGGCGGACTGGGCGCGGCGCGAATTGACCGAACTCGATGTCGACGTCAGGCTGAACACGCGGGTCGGGAACATTCGCCGTCAGGGAGAAGGTTTCGTGCTGGAGTGCGACGATGCCAGTCGCTCGGCGTTGCATACGAGATATGTCTTTAACTGCACATACAGCGGTCTGAATCAATTCGACGGCGATTTCCGCGGAACGCAAACCAGACTGAAGCACGAAATTACCGAGATGGCGCTTGTCGAGACTGTGCCGGAGCTGCGTGGGCTTGGTGTAACGGTCATGGACGGCCCGTTTTTTTCGATGATGCCGTTTCCGGCCCGCGGCCTTCACACGCTCTCGCACGTGCGCTACACGCCGCATTCGAACTGGATGGACGCGCCGGGCGAGGACCCCTACAAGCGATTGAACCAGTACGATCGCGCGACTAGGGTGGACCGTATGGTGCGAGACGTGGGGCGCTATTTCCCCGCGGTTTATGATGGGCGCTACGTCGATTCGCTGTTCGAGGTCAAAACGGTCCTCGTCAAGAACGAAGGAGATGACGGTCGTCCGATATTGTTCGAACAACACCCTGCATCGAATGGTCTCTATTCGATTCTGGGGGGCAAGATCGACAACATTTACGACGTGCTTGAGAAGCTGGACGCGGAAACTTTCGTTTCTTCTTCGCAAACACAAACGGTATTGGGAACAGGCAAATGA
- a CDS encoding glycosyltransferase, whose product METTCIEWADGWAILLNLAISIFCRYLVGYPQSGFRVGDLMPRGQVVFFPLFLSVVFVVRNQSRDLGAILKDAAAVMGTLVSDYELIVVDNASEDDSVAVLKGLAGEQGLPNLQVYALTKEVDSDTASWVGLENALGDFVAVVDSLVDDIKFLPTMLDKAASGADVVFAANDQKPVQSWAYRACLSAFNALYKWSNGVHLAKDAPQYRLLSKRVVNFMLQHPMPAMTYRYLPATGGFARVNLTYSAPPKAAHAKRLSHSIDRGIRLLVSTTKAPMRLVTALSLFGAVSNLIYSVYVIAIGLLKSNVAPGWVTLSLQQSGMFFLISLVLLVLGEYILQMARLSNEGPLYHVAQEFTSSVMARRQKLNIEDVRLPEQHRADVNDSMHSS is encoded by the coding sequence GTGGAAACAACTTGCATCGAATGGGCTGACGGTTGGGCAATCCTGCTGAACCTTGCCATTTCCATATTCTGTCGATACCTGGTTGGATATCCGCAGAGTGGTTTTCGCGTAGGCGACCTTATGCCAAGGGGGCAGGTGGTGTTTTTTCCGTTGTTTTTGTCCGTTGTTTTTGTCGTTCGTAATCAATCGCGCGATCTCGGGGCAATCCTGAAAGATGCCGCCGCGGTCATGGGCACTCTTGTCAGTGACTACGAGCTGATCGTTGTGGATAACGCGTCCGAGGACGACAGCGTCGCCGTTCTGAAGGGCCTTGCCGGCGAACAAGGTCTGCCGAATTTGCAGGTGTATGCCTTGACCAAAGAAGTTGATTCCGACACGGCTTCGTGGGTGGGGCTGGAAAACGCACTCGGTGATTTTGTCGCGGTCGTCGACTCATTGGTGGACGACATTAAATTCTTGCCGACCATGCTTGATAAGGCGGCGAGCGGCGCAGACGTCGTGTTTGCCGCGAATGACCAGAAGCCGGTGCAAAGCTGGGCATACCGTGCTTGTCTGTCGGCGTTCAACGCTTTGTATAAATGGTCCAACGGCGTGCACCTTGCAAAAGATGCGCCGCAATATCGACTGCTTAGCAAGCGCGTAGTGAATTTCATGTTGCAGCATCCAATGCCCGCAATGACTTACCGTTATTTGCCGGCGACCGGAGGCTTCGCACGTGTGAACCTTACCTACAGTGCGCCTCCCAAGGCCGCACACGCAAAGCGTCTGTCGCATAGTATTGATCGCGGTATCCGTCTGCTCGTGTCGACAACCAAGGCGCCGATGCGGCTCGTTACTGCGCTTTCGCTTTTCGGCGCTGTGTCGAACCTGATCTACTCCGTCTATGTGATTGCGATCGGTCTGCTGAAGTCGAACGTGGCGCCTGGTTGGGTGACGCTGTCGCTGCAGCAATCCGGTATGTTCTTTCTCATCTCGCTTGTGCTGCTGGTGCTCGGCGAGTACATCCTTCAAATGGCGCGACTCAGCAACGAAGGTCCTCTCTACCACGTTGCGCAGGAGTTCACGAGTAGTGTGATGGCGCGTCGGCAGAAACTGAATATCGAAGATGTCAGATTGCCTGAGCAACATCGCGCGGACGTGAACGACTCGATGCATTCCTCCTGA
- a CDS encoding glycosyltransferase — protein sequence MKVLHIYRTYFPDPPGGLQEAIRQISLSTRACGVDPRIFTLSPNPVPRDIQFPEGIVTRSRSWAAPASCDLGGLDSLRQYRAQADWADVLHFHFPWPFADVLHLLGRANKPAVMTYHSDVVRQRALGYVYGPLMRSTLRAMSAVVATSPVYAQSSAILTSVVDKQRLKAIPLGMIDYRDDPELGRFAPDCLDRLALGSEPYVLALGVLRYYKGLHTLIESAPSIASKIVIAGSGPEMERLTALAKRVGASNVVFAGQVSHEEKVALLNGCRALVMPSHLRSEAFGMVLVEAEMFGKPMVCCEMGSGTSYVNEHGVTGFVVPPEAPVQFAAAVNELVRHEALAWRMGAAARERYERLFSGPALGNAYRGLYEEVLGL from the coding sequence ATGAAAGTCCTCCACATCTATCGCACGTATTTTCCGGACCCGCCCGGCGGCCTGCAGGAGGCCATCAGGCAAATCAGCCTCTCTACGCGGGCTTGCGGTGTCGACCCGCGGATTTTCACGTTGTCGCCCAATCCGGTGCCGAGGGACATCCAGTTTCCAGAGGGCATCGTCACGCGTTCGCGATCGTGGGCGGCGCCCGCCTCGTGCGACCTTGGGGGGCTTGACTCACTGCGGCAGTACCGCGCGCAGGCGGACTGGGCCGATGTCTTGCACTTCCACTTCCCTTGGCCATTCGCGGACGTGCTGCACCTGCTGGGCCGCGCTAACAAGCCTGCAGTGATGACTTACCACTCGGACGTGGTGCGCCAGCGGGCACTTGGGTATGTGTACGGGCCGTTGATGCGCTCGACTTTGCGCGCGATGTCGGCGGTGGTGGCGACGTCGCCGGTCTATGCGCAAAGCAGTGCCATCCTGACCAGTGTCGTCGACAAGCAACGCCTGAAGGCTATTCCGCTGGGCATGATCGATTACCGTGATGATCCGGAACTCGGGCGCTTTGCGCCTGATTGCCTGGATCGGCTTGCGCTTGGGAGCGAGCCATACGTTCTGGCGTTGGGCGTGTTGAGGTACTACAAAGGGCTTCACACGCTGATCGAGTCGGCGCCATCGATCGCTTCGAAAATTGTCATTGCTGGTTCCGGGCCGGAAATGGAGCGTCTGACCGCACTTGCCAAACGGGTTGGCGCGTCGAACGTCGTATTCGCGGGGCAGGTGTCGCACGAAGAAAAGGTAGCGTTGCTGAACGGCTGCCGTGCGCTGGTCATGCCGTCACATTTGCGCTCGGAAGCGTTCGGCATGGTGCTGGTCGAAGCCGAGATGTTCGGCAAGCCGATGGTGTGCTGCGAGATGGGTTCGGGCACGTCCTATGTGAACGAGCATGGCGTGACGGGTTTTGTCGTGCCGCCCGAGGCGCCTGTGCAGTTTGCCGCAGCGGTCAACGAGCTGGTTCGGCATGAGGCGCTCGCGTGGAGGATGGGGGCGGCGGCGCGGGAGCGGTATGAGCGGCTGTTTTCTGGACCGGCGCTGGGGAATGCGTATCGGGGGCTTTACGAAGAGGTATTGGGGCTATAA
- a CDS encoding glycosyltransferase: MFSTADWDEPYWTNKQHTASILAARGWRVLYVESVGFRSPKVGSGRDWARLWRRLWRGMQSLVIGPPRRAENIWVLSPLMVPAKHHWPLVRALNQALLRWSVSRFAKAHRFVDPVVWTYHPFMLDAIATLERGPLVYHCVDDIAAIPGVDVAAFNNAQKALLAQCEAVFTTAKSLQQTCLPYNRNTHYFGNVVDDAHFGQALEAGPLPAELAAIPEPRLVYHGVLSDFKIDFPLLLETAEARPEWQWIIIGEQREGQRSELLAQLERLPNVHLLGYRSYPSLPQYLRGMQVGVLPTLLNEYTHSMFPMKFFEYLAAGLPVVSTPLDFAKEPRAGLEVGDDVQAFVAAIEKQLRRGKLTAAEVREAVGDNTWERRLDKMLTITFHIGDQDGSGKPASLGAAA; the protein is encoded by the coding sequence TTGTTTTCGACTGCCGATTGGGACGAACCGTATTGGACGAACAAGCAGCATACCGCGAGCATTCTGGCCGCGCGCGGCTGGCGGGTGCTGTATGTGGAGAGCGTCGGTTTCCGTTCGCCGAAGGTCGGCAGCGGGCGCGACTGGGCTCGCTTGTGGCGCCGCTTGTGGCGCGGCATGCAGTCGCTCGTCATCGGGCCGCCGCGGCGTGCCGAGAACATATGGGTGTTGTCGCCGCTGATGGTGCCGGCCAAGCATCACTGGCCGCTTGTGCGTGCGCTGAATCAGGCGCTGTTGCGCTGGTCGGTTAGCCGGTTCGCGAAAGCGCATCGGTTCGTCGATCCGGTCGTGTGGACCTACCATCCGTTCATGCTGGACGCGATCGCCACGCTCGAGCGCGGGCCGCTCGTTTATCACTGCGTCGACGATATCGCGGCGATTCCGGGCGTCGATGTCGCCGCGTTCAACAATGCGCAGAAAGCGCTGCTCGCGCAATGCGAAGCCGTCTTCACGACCGCGAAATCGCTGCAGCAGACGTGCCTTCCGTATAACCGGAACACGCATTACTTCGGCAACGTAGTGGACGATGCGCACTTCGGTCAGGCGCTCGAAGCAGGGCCGCTGCCTGCAGAGCTGGCGGCCATTCCCGAACCGCGACTCGTGTATCACGGCGTGCTGTCCGACTTCAAGATCGACTTTCCGTTGCTTCTGGAGACCGCGGAGGCGCGGCCTGAATGGCAGTGGATCATCATCGGCGAGCAGCGGGAAGGGCAGCGCAGCGAGCTGTTGGCGCAACTGGAGCGTCTGCCCAACGTGCATCTGCTCGGCTATCGCAGCTACCCGAGCTTGCCGCAGTATTTGCGCGGCATGCAGGTCGGCGTGCTGCCGACTTTGCTGAACGAGTACACCCACTCGATGTTCCCGATGAAGTTTTTCGAGTACCTGGCGGCGGGCTTGCCGGTGGTGTCGACGCCGCTCGACTTCGCGAAAGAACCGCGTGCGGGTCTCGAAGTCGGCGATGATGTTCAAGCCTTTGTTGCTGCTATCGAGAAACAGCTTCGGCGCGGCAAACTGACTGCGGCGGAGGTTCGTGAAGCGGTGGGCGACAACACGTGGGAGCGGCGGCTCGACAAGATGCTGACCATCACGTTTCACATCGGCGATCAAGATGGTTCGGGCAAGCCGGCCTCGCTGGGTGCGGCTGCGTGA
- the wecB gene encoding UDP-N-acetylglucosamine 2-epimerase (non-hydrolyzing), giving the protein MKVMVVMGTRPEVIKLAPVVRTLRAEVDTIVCASGQHKEMAAQALAFFGIEPDITLDTMSPGQSLNALSARLLAALDRVLEQVRPDWVIVQGDTTTAFCAGLAAFHRGIPVGHVEAGLRTGDLASPFPEEANRSLLSRITALHFAPTELARQHLLSEGIAAEKIVVTGNTVVDAIAAVRQSWDATPPESPLPEWQGAEKQHILVTCHRRENFGEVLQGICRVLRDLCQRYSAYRWVFPVHLNPAVRGPVLRELDGISNLALIEPVDYPTSLYLISRSALVVSDSGGIQEEAPTFGVPVVVMRNHTERREGVDAGFATLAGQAAESIESAAIGWLDDPARREALRNRANPYGDGFASQRIIESLLGRPVEVFSG; this is encoded by the coding sequence ATGAAAGTCATGGTTGTGATGGGCACGCGGCCCGAGGTCATCAAGCTGGCGCCGGTCGTGAGGACCTTGCGCGCCGAAGTCGACACCATCGTTTGCGCGAGCGGCCAGCACAAGGAAATGGCCGCGCAGGCGCTCGCATTCTTCGGCATCGAACCGGATATCACGCTCGACACGATGAGCCCGGGGCAATCGCTGAACGCATTGTCGGCGCGTCTGTTGGCCGCGCTCGATCGGGTGCTGGAGCAGGTGCGTCCCGATTGGGTGATCGTGCAAGGCGATACGACTACGGCGTTTTGCGCCGGTCTCGCGGCGTTTCATCGCGGGATTCCGGTTGGACACGTCGAAGCCGGATTGCGCACCGGCGATTTGGCGAGCCCGTTCCCCGAGGAAGCGAATCGCAGTTTGCTGAGCCGCATCACGGCACTGCATTTCGCACCCACCGAGCTGGCGCGCCAGCATCTGCTGAGCGAAGGGATTGCAGCGGAAAAGATCGTTGTCACGGGCAATACGGTGGTCGATGCGATTGCGGCAGTACGCCAAAGCTGGGACGCTACGCCGCCAGAAAGTCCGCTGCCGGAATGGCAAGGCGCCGAGAAGCAGCACATTCTCGTCACCTGCCATCGACGCGAAAACTTCGGCGAGGTGCTGCAAGGCATCTGCCGCGTGCTGCGCGATCTGTGCCAACGTTATAGCGCTTACCGCTGGGTCTTCCCGGTGCATTTGAATCCCGCCGTGCGCGGCCCCGTGCTGCGTGAACTGGACGGCATATCGAACCTCGCTTTGATCGAGCCGGTCGATTATCCGACCAGCCTTTATCTGATCAGCCGCAGTGCGTTGGTCGTGAGCGATTCGGGTGGTATTCAGGAAGAAGCGCCGACCTTCGGCGTACCGGTCGTCGTGATGCGCAATCATACTGAGCGGCGCGAAGGCGTCGACGCTGGCTTTGCGACGCTCGCTGGTCAGGCGGCGGAGAGTATCGAAAGCGCGGCGATTGGCTGGCTCGACGATCCGGCGCGCCGGGAGGCACTGCGCAATCGCGCGAACCCGTATGGCGACGGCTTTGCGTCGCAGCGTATTATCGAGAGCCTGCTGGGCCGGCCTGTTGAGGTGTTCAGTGGTTGA
- a CDS encoding polysaccharide deacetylase, with the protein MIGILFSDASAEAGQYVLAAVQRSVSATQAQAISRSTLRSMAPDVVFAVDVQDGWSADLIAWLRARPRKLVVFGRMPAALADYLRYQAKDWPAGLAAASRSASAPSGEARESTAVVCYGALAQKLGGQPWHRPFERFDFTDEWNNLGFGAIRGDDSIWAVSQAAQVPAEAELAAVFVAGERQFSYAALWDIGASSVLWFNRAVGPCDSFEWRTVEQFLSGHRPDALPCQPVLSELPWGYDAAITSRLDCDEDVESARPLWQAYQRLGVPFTLAVHTQNLSRTEHHGILREVLTDRQQGAVLSHTATHAPNWGGSYDNALAEGMQSATLLEAATGVPVRYAVSPFHQSPPYAMRGLADAGYEGCIGGIIRNDPEFLTSRGGALAGLPAGFIGHSQQCMLHGDCMLKEGDPLAIFKQAFDYAYTTNTLFGYLDHPFSERYWYGWPNEAVRIDAHEKFIEYIRSKAQKPLFMNEEVALDFLKFRSLTQVIEEGGVFRIQTPSGDAAPLALGVEFRGAHVQVEAGKPLL; encoded by the coding sequence ATGATTGGAATTCTGTTCTCGGACGCGTCGGCAGAGGCCGGCCAATATGTGCTGGCGGCCGTGCAGCGCTCCGTCAGCGCAACCCAGGCGCAAGCGATCTCGCGCAGCACACTGCGCTCGATGGCGCCAGACGTGGTGTTCGCCGTCGACGTGCAGGACGGGTGGAGCGCGGACCTGATCGCATGGTTGCGCGCCCGGCCTCGCAAGCTAGTCGTGTTCGGCCGGATGCCGGCAGCGCTCGCGGACTATCTGCGTTATCAGGCGAAGGATTGGCCGGCCGGCTTGGCGGCCGCGAGCCGCAGCGCCTCGGCGCCGTCGGGCGAAGCGCGCGAGAGCACGGCGGTGGTGTGCTATGGCGCGTTGGCGCAGAAGCTGGGCGGCCAGCCGTGGCATCGCCCGTTCGAGCGTTTCGATTTCACCGACGAGTGGAACAACTTGGGCTTCGGCGCGATTCGCGGCGACGACTCGATCTGGGCGGTCTCGCAGGCGGCTCAGGTGCCCGCCGAAGCCGAACTCGCAGCAGTTTTCGTGGCCGGGGAGCGGCAGTTCTCGTACGCCGCGCTGTGGGACATCGGCGCGTCGAGTGTGCTGTGGTTCAACCGGGCGGTCGGCCCGTGCGATTCGTTCGAATGGCGCACGGTCGAACAATTCCTATCTGGCCATCGGCCGGACGCGCTGCCGTGTCAGCCGGTATTGAGCGAGCTGCCATGGGGCTACGACGCCGCGATCACTTCGCGGCTCGATTGCGACGAAGATGTCGAATCGGCGCGCCCGCTGTGGCAAGCCTATCAGCGCTTGGGCGTACCGTTCACGCTAGCGGTTCACACGCAAAACCTGAGCCGCACGGAGCATCACGGCATTCTTCGTGAGGTGCTGACCGACCGGCAACAGGGCGCGGTGCTGTCGCACACGGCGACGCATGCGCCGAACTGGGGTGGCAGCTATGACAATGCCCTCGCGGAAGGGATGCAATCGGCGACCTTGCTCGAAGCGGCGACGGGCGTCCCGGTGCGTTATGCCGTGTCGCCGTTTCACCAGTCGCCGCCGTACGCGATGCGCGGCCTTGCCGATGCCGGCTACGAAGGCTGCATCGGCGGGATCATCCGCAACGATCCGGAGTTTCTGACGTCGCGCGGCGGCGCGCTTGCCGGTTTGCCGGCAGGCTTCATCGGACACAGCCAGCAGTGCATGCTGCACGGCGATTGCATGCTCAAGGAGGGCGACCCGCTCGCCATCTTCAAGCAGGCCTTCGACTACGCCTACACCACCAACACGCTGTTCGGCTACCTCGATCATCCGTTCTCGGAGCGCTACTGGTACGGCTGGCCGAACGAGGCGGTGCGCATCGACGCTCACGAAAAATTCATCGAGTACATCAGGAGCAAGGCTCAAAAACCGCTCTTCATGAACGAAGAAGTGGCGCTCGATTTTCTCAAGTTCAGATCGCTGACGCAGGTGATCGAAGAGGGTGGCGTGTTCCGTATCCAGACTCCGTCTGGCGACGCCGCGCCTTTGGCACTTGGCGTCGAGTTTCGCGGCGCTCACGTGCAAGTCGAGGCCGGGAAGCCATTACTATGA
- a CDS encoding phenylacetate--CoA ligase family protein produces the protein MRANHPFLRYSESLLVRQPFRTLKGFAGGYIAYPIAESREKRSVRPKIEELRQHYVLPMPERRRIALDRLASILEFAGAQVPYYRDLFQAKQFDPAKVKQDPRYLEELPYLTKDIIREQGPRLLSGPLEAGQHHACKTGGSTGLSTTIYYDQVGADYSSAVTSYARERIGKLRHRSELHFACRFPDQVIPEWPSREDFKCFAMNRSNIFFDRIDDQGLEEMWQTLKRRKPYLAHSHPSTMYALACYVQRKYGGGKAFAVFESSGELLEPHAREMIASALRCRVIDRYGLAELGVMAYELDGHEGGFQILESEGWPESRLSEGNPDGAHELVFTGFRNRLMPLIRYATGDLARVEETDKGFFLTNVVGRIHDVVPINGVAHPTHHIQDMLDHRVGGIQEFQIDLRTTPPTLRIVLEPSVNAEETTSKLRHFWQDAFTIAYVGHDDLVRVGSRAKFRHVVTA, from the coding sequence ATGCGAGCTAATCATCCATTTCTGCGCTACTCCGAGTCCTTGCTGGTGCGACAGCCGTTTCGCACGCTCAAGGGCTTCGCGGGTGGCTATATCGCCTATCCGATTGCTGAGAGCCGTGAAAAGCGCAGCGTCCGTCCGAAGATCGAAGAGTTGCGGCAGCACTATGTGCTGCCGATGCCGGAGCGTCGCCGCATCGCGCTCGACCGGCTGGCCAGCATCCTCGAATTTGCCGGTGCGCAAGTGCCGTATTACCGCGACCTGTTTCAGGCGAAGCAGTTCGATCCGGCGAAGGTCAAGCAGGACCCGCGCTATCTGGAAGAGCTCCCCTATCTGACCAAGGACATCATCCGTGAGCAGGGGCCGCGCTTGCTGTCGGGGCCGCTCGAAGCGGGCCAGCATCACGCGTGCAAGACCGGCGGCTCGACCGGACTGTCGACCACGATCTACTACGATCAGGTAGGCGCAGATTATTCGTCGGCCGTCACGTCCTACGCGCGCGAACGGATCGGCAAGCTGCGCCATCGCTCTGAACTGCACTTTGCCTGTCGCTTCCCGGATCAGGTGATTCCGGAATGGCCGTCGCGTGAAGACTTCAAATGCTTCGCGATGAATCGCAGCAACATTTTCTTCGATCGCATCGACGATCAAGGTCTCGAAGAAATGTGGCAGACGCTCAAGCGTCGCAAACCGTATCTGGCGCACTCGCATCCGTCGACGATGTATGCGCTCGCCTGCTATGTGCAGCGCAAGTACGGCGGCGGCAAAGCATTCGCGGTGTTCGAGTCGAGCGGCGAATTGCTCGAGCCGCATGCACGCGAAATGATTGCGTCGGCGTTGCGTTGCCGCGTGATCGATCGCTATGGTCTCGCCGAGCTTGGCGTGATGGCCTACGAACTCGATGGGCACGAGGGCGGTTTCCAGATTCTTGAATCGGAAGGGTGGCCGGAGAGCCGCCTGTCTGAAGGCAATCCCGACGGTGCGCATGAACTCGTATTCACGGGTTTCCGTAACCGGCTGATGCCGTTGATCCGCTACGCGACGGGTGATCTTGCACGCGTGGAAGAGACCGACAAGGGTTTCTTCCTGACGAATGTCGTCGGACGGATTCATGACGTCGTGCCGATCAACGGCGTGGCGCACCCGACGCACCATATTCAGGACATGCTCGACCATCGCGTCGGCGGGATTCAGGAGTTCCAGATCGATCTGCGAACCACGCCGCCGACACTGCGGATCGTACTTGAGCCGTCGGTCAATGCGGAAGAAACGACCAGCAAGCTGCGTCACTTCTGGCAGGACGCTTTCACGATTGCCTACGTTGGACACGACGATCTGGTGCGCGTCGGCAGCCGGGCCAAATTTCGCCACGTGGTGACTGCATGA